A window of the Gossypium hirsutum isolate 1008001.06 chromosome A05, Gossypium_hirsutum_v2.1, whole genome shotgun sequence genome harbors these coding sequences:
- the LOC107895895 gene encoding protein MAIN-LIKE 2-like, which translates to MPYLELAGFRSVTLIWTFDLLYDLISALVEHWRPETYTFHFLCGECTVTLEDVALQLRVPIDGNFVTGVSVIAEPAAFSYSLLRVSPSPNNAESKFTGLKFSWLKAKFEHLSINVTEHKVMCTARAYIMHIIGGVLMPDANNNRVHLMYLPLLADLQNVRSYSLGSAVQAMLYRELCWMTKPNAVDIGECLVLLQSWALYRMPFLASVRHQP; encoded by the coding sequence ATGCCATATTTAGAGTTAGCTGGATTCAGGTCAGTAACATTAATCTGGACGTTTGATTTGCTGTACGATTTAATATCCGCATTGGTCGAGCATTGGCGCCCAGAGACCTACACTTTTCATTTCCTGTGTGGGGAGTGCACTGTCACTCTGGAGGATGTTGCATTGCAACTTAGGGTCCCAATTGATGGAAATTTCGTAACAGGCGTAAGTGTGATAGCTGAGCCAGCTGCCTTTTCTTATAGCCTACTAAGAGTCTCACCCTCACCCAACAATGCTGAGTCCAAATTTACGGGCTTGAAATTTTCATGGCTAAAAGCCAAATTTGAACATTTATCAATTAATGTCACTGAGCATAAGGTGATGTGCACAGCTCGAGCgtatattatgcatattataggggGTGTACTGATGCCCGATGCGAACAACAACAGGGTTCATTTGATGTATTTACCCTTATTAGCTGATTTGCAGAATGTTCGCTCGTATAGTTTGGGTTCTGCAGTTCAGGCTATGTTGTATCGTGAGCTTTGTTGGATGACAAAGCCTAATGCCGTAGACATAGGCGAATGCCTTGTATTACTACAGTCATGGGCTCTTTATCGAATGCCATTCTTAGCATCGGTTAGACACCAACCATAA